One window of the Candidozyma auris chromosome 6, complete sequence genome contains the following:
- a CDS encoding cysteine synthase A, translating to MKTVRSGLCFVRTLRITTNPEPFKAPFVPLVANGFSEAIGNTPLIRLPRISDSVGRNIYGKAEFMNPGGSIKDRAARFILDDAEAKGLIKPGGTIVEGTAGNTGIGLAHVCRSRGYKCVIYMPNTQSKSKIETLRLLGAEVYPVPAVAYDNPQNYNHQAKRHAESLENAVWTNQFDNIANRQAHIEGTGPEIWAQLDGKVDAWTCSTGTGGTFAGVTRYLKSMSDKVKCVLADPPGSVLYSYIRSNGKEIVRGGSSFTEGIGQGRVTDNLKPEIDLLDEAIQISDEKSIAMLYRLLDEEGIYVGGTSALNVVAAMEVAQTLPEGANVVTVLCDSCHKYSDRMFSQEWLKSKGLWEAIPEHLHKYAVLP from the coding sequence ATGAAAACCGTCAGAAGTGGACTTTGCTTCGTGAGGACCCTTCGGATCACCACCAACCCGGAGCCGTTCAAGGCGCCTTTTGTTCCCCTTGTCGCCAATGGCTTTTCCGAGGCGATCGGAAACACGCCCTTGATTCGCTTACCCCGGATTTCTGACTCGGTAGGTAGGAATATCTACGGCAAGGCAGAATTCATGAACCCTGGCGGGTCCATCAAGGACCGTGCTGCAAGGTTCATCTTGGACGATGCTGAAGCCAAGGGTTTGATTAAACCTGGCGGAACCATCGTCGAAGGAACCGCTGGAAACACTGGGATTGGCTTAGCTCATGTGTGTCGTCTGAGAGGGTACAAGTGTGTGATATACATGCCCAACACCCAGTCGAAGAGTAAGATTGAGACCTTGCGtcttttgggtgctgaAGTGTACCCTGTGCCTGCTGTGGCGTACGACAACCCTCAGAACTACAACCACCAGGCCAAAAGACACGCAGAGAGCCTTGAGAACGCGGTATGGACCAACCAGTTCGACAATATTGCCAACAGGCAAGCCCACATCGAAGGCACGGGGCCCGAGATCTGGGCTCAATTGGATGGGAAAGTCGATGCATGGACGTGTTCCACGGGCACTGGAGGCACATTTGCAGGTGTGACTCGCTACCTCAAGCTGATGAGCGACAAAGTCAAGTGTGTATTGGCCGACCCTCCGGGATCGGTTTTGTACTCGTACATCCGTAGCAACGGCAAGGAGATTGTGAGAGGAGGGTCTTCGTTCACTGAGGGCATTGGCCAGGGTCGTGTCACCGACAACTTAAAACCGGAAATCGACCTTTTGGACGAGGCGATTCAGATCTCTGATGAAAAATCCATCGCCATGCTCTACAGATTgcttgacgaagaagggATCTATGTTGGCGGCACGTCTGCACTCAATGTAGTTGCGGCCATGGAAGTGGCCCAGACGTTGCCTGAAGGAGCCAATGTGGTTACGGTCTTGTGCGACAGTTGCCACAAGTACTCAGACCGGATGTTCTCACAAGAGTGGCTCAAAAGCAAGGGTCTTTGGGAGGCGATTCCAGAACACTTACACAAGTACGCTGTTCTTCCATAG